In a genomic window of Mycolicibacterium neoaurum VKM Ac-1815D:
- the hemQ gene encoding hydrogen peroxide-dependent heme synthase, translating to MAKLDYDSLNSMTRYMMISVFAVQPEALDADRSAVIDETATFLKQQEEGDVVVRGLYDVSGFRADADYMIWTHAERVEDLQATYKAFRRTTLGLASDPVWSVVALHRPAEFNKSHVPAFIAGEDPGDYICVYPFVRSLDWYLLPDDERRKMLVEHGMAGREYPDVRANTVPAFALGDYEWILAFEGPDLARIVELMWKLRYTDARRHVREETPFFTGPRVGVEQLLTALP from the coding sequence ATGGCCAAGCTCGATTACGACTCGCTCAACTCGATGACCCGGTACATGATGATCTCGGTGTTCGCCGTCCAGCCGGAGGCGCTCGATGCCGATCGCAGTGCCGTCATCGACGAGACCGCGACCTTCCTCAAGCAGCAGGAGGAGGGCGACGTCGTCGTCCGAGGCCTCTACGACGTCTCCGGCTTCCGGGCCGATGCCGACTACATGATCTGGACGCACGCCGAACGCGTCGAGGATCTGCAGGCCACCTACAAGGCCTTCCGGCGCACCACCCTGGGGTTGGCCAGCGATCCGGTGTGGAGCGTCGTCGCCCTGCACCGGCCCGCGGAATTCAACAAGAGCCACGTCCCGGCGTTCATCGCCGGTGAGGATCCCGGCGACTACATCTGCGTGTATCCCTTTGTGCGGTCCCTGGATTGGTACCTGCTGCCCGACGACGAGCGCCGCAAGATGCTCGTCGAGCACGGGATGGCCGGCCGGGAGTACCCGGATGTGCGTGCCAATACCGTGCCGGCGTTCGCCCTTGGTGACTACGAGTGGATCCTGGCCTTCGAGGGGCCGGATCTGGCCCGCATCGTCGAGCTGATGTGGAAGCTGCGCTATACCGACGCCCGGCGCCACGTCCGCGAGGAGACGCCGTTCTTCACCGGTCCGCGGGTGGGTGTCGAACAGCTGTTGACCGCCCTGCCGTGA
- the dxs gene encoding 1-deoxy-D-xylulose-5-phosphate synthase produces MLKQIRGPADLQRLSQSQLTELAGEIREFLIHKVAATGGHLGPNLGVVELTLALHRVFDSPHDPIIFDTGHQSYVHKILTGRADDFDQLRMKDGLSGYPSRAESEHDWVESSHASTALSYADGLAKAFELSGHRNRHVVAVVGDGALTGGMCWEALNNIAGSDRPVVIVVNDNGRSYAPTIGGLADHLAALQLQPGYEKFLERGRDVVRGVPVIGEICYQCMHSVKAGLKDALQPQAMFTDLGLKYVGPIDGHDEHAVEAALRHARGFNAPVIVHVVTRKGMGYGPAEADVAEQMHACGVIDPLTGLATSESAPGWTGTFSDELIRIARRRRDIVAITAAMPGPTGLSAFGQQYPDRLFDVGIAEQHAMTSAAGLAMGGMHPVVAVYSTFLNRAFDQMMMDVALHNLPVTIVLDRAGVTGPDGASHNGVWDMSILGIVPGMRVAAPRDAARLREELGEALEVKDGPTAIRFPKGAVGEDIPALERCDGVDVLAKPGPGLSEDVLLIAVGSFAQMGLATAQRLQQQGIGVTVVDPRWVLPVPEALQAMAKAHKLVVTVEDNGLHGGIGSSVSAALRHNEIDVPCRDVGVPQEFQVHASRGEILAEVGLTDQHIARQITGWVAALGSAVGDRVENSVD; encoded by the coding sequence ATGCTTAAACAGATCCGCGGACCAGCAGATCTACAGCGCCTGTCGCAGTCCCAGCTCACCGAGCTGGCCGGCGAAATCCGTGAATTCCTGATTCACAAGGTAGCTGCAACCGGCGGACATTTGGGCCCCAACCTCGGCGTCGTCGAGCTCACCCTGGCTCTGCACCGGGTGTTCGACTCGCCGCACGACCCGATCATCTTCGACACCGGGCACCAGTCCTATGTCCACAAGATCCTGACCGGCCGCGCAGATGACTTCGATCAGCTGCGTATGAAGGACGGCCTGTCGGGTTATCCGTCGCGGGCCGAGAGCGAGCACGACTGGGTCGAATCGAGCCATGCCAGCACCGCGCTGTCCTATGCCGACGGGCTGGCCAAGGCGTTCGAGCTGTCCGGGCATCGCAATCGCCATGTCGTCGCCGTCGTCGGTGACGGGGCGCTGACCGGCGGTATGTGCTGGGAGGCGCTGAACAACATCGCCGGATCCGACCGCCCGGTGGTCATCGTCGTCAACGACAACGGGCGCAGCTACGCGCCCACCATCGGCGGACTGGCCGATCACCTGGCCGCCCTGCAGTTGCAGCCCGGGTACGAGAAGTTCCTCGAACGCGGCCGCGATGTCGTGCGCGGGGTCCCCGTCATCGGTGAGATCTGCTACCAGTGCATGCACAGCGTCAAGGCCGGCCTCAAGGACGCGCTGCAGCCCCAGGCCATGTTCACCGATCTGGGTCTGAAGTATGTCGGTCCCATCGACGGTCATGACGAGCACGCCGTCGAGGCGGCGCTGCGGCACGCCCGTGGTTTCAACGCGCCCGTCATCGTGCACGTCGTCACCCGCAAGGGCATGGGCTACGGGCCGGCCGAGGCCGACGTCGCCGAGCAGATGCACGCCTGCGGTGTGATCGACCCGCTGACCGGTCTGGCGACCTCCGAATCGGCGCCGGGCTGGACCGGGACGTTCTCCGATGAGCTCATCCGGATCGCCCGACGGCGCCGCGATATCGTCGCGATCACCGCGGCCATGCCCGGTCCCACGGGACTGAGCGCATTCGGCCAGCAATATCCGGATCGGCTGTTCGATGTTGGTATCGCAGAACAGCATGCGATGACGTCGGCGGCCGGGCTGGCGATGGGTGGAATGCACCCGGTGGTCGCGGTGTATTCGACCTTCCTCAACCGCGCCTTCGACCAGATGATGATGGACGTCGCGCTGCACAACCTACCGGTGACGATCGTGCTCGACCGTGCGGGCGTGACCGGGCCCGACGGCGCCAGCCACAACGGTGTGTGGGACATGTCGATCCTGGGGATCGTGCCAGGGATGCGGGTGGCCGCCCCGCGCGACGCCGCCCGGCTGCGCGAGGAGTTGGGCGAAGCGCTGGAGGTCAAGGACGGGCCGACGGCAATCCGGTTCCCCAAGGGTGCTGTCGGAGAAGATATTCCGGCGCTGGAGCGGTGCGACGGTGTCGATGTCCTGGCCAAACCCGGACCGGGACTGTCCGAGGATGTGCTGCTGATCGCGGTCGGTTCGTTCGCCCAGATGGGTCTGGCCACCGCGCAGCGCCTGCAGCAGCAGGGGATCGGTGTCACCGTCGTCGATCCGCGGTGGGTGCTTCCCGTGCCCGAGGCGTTGCAGGCCATGGCCAAGGCCCACAAGTTGGTGGTCACCGTCGAGGACAACGGTCTGCACGGAGGTATCGGATCCTCGGTGTCGGCGGCGTTGCGGCACAACGAGATCGACGTGCCGTGCCGTGACGTCGGTGTGCCGCAGGAATTCCAGGTGCACGCGTCGCGCGGTGAGATCCTCGCCGAGGTCGGCCTGACCGATCAGCACATCGCCCGACAGATCACCGGATGGGTCGCCGCGCTGGGATCGGCCGTGGGAGACCGGGTCGAGAACAGCGTCGACTGA
- the hemE gene encoding uroporphyrinogen decarboxylase, with product MSTRRDLPESPFLAAATGRTPSHTPVWFMRQAGRSLPEYRALRANHKMLEACFDSELVCEITLQPVRRHKVDAAILFSDIVVPLRAAGVALDIVPDVGPVIEHPIRTTADVAALTPLERAQVAPVSNAISLLVAALGDVPLIGFAGAPFTLASYLVEGGPSRNHEKTKAMMLGEPQTWHALMASLTDLTIEFLEAQLDAGVDAIQLFDSWAGTLSLADYRAYVLPHSSRIFATLAPRGVPMTHFGVGTAELLGAMGEAGATMVGVDWRTSLTAAAQRVGPGKALQGNLDPVTLFAGWPAVERAARAVVEDGRAAVAAGAAGHVFNLGHGVLPATDPEVVTDLVALVHSL from the coding sequence ATGAGCACCCGTCGTGACCTGCCAGAGTCGCCATTTCTGGCCGCCGCTACCGGCCGCACCCCGTCCCACACCCCGGTGTGGTTCATGCGGCAGGCCGGGCGTTCGCTACCCGAATACCGTGCGCTGCGCGCCAACCACAAGATGCTGGAGGCCTGCTTCGACTCCGAACTGGTCTGCGAGATCACCCTGCAACCGGTACGCAGGCACAAGGTGGACGCGGCCATCCTGTTCTCCGACATCGTGGTGCCCCTGCGGGCCGCCGGTGTCGCCCTGGACATCGTCCCCGACGTCGGACCGGTGATCGAGCATCCGATCCGCACGACGGCCGACGTGGCCGCGCTCACACCGCTGGAGCGCGCGCAGGTCGCCCCGGTCAGCAACGCGATATCGCTGCTGGTGGCCGCGCTGGGGGACGTTCCACTGATCGGATTCGCCGGCGCCCCGTTCACGCTGGCGTCCTACCTGGTGGAGGGCGGCCCGAGCCGCAACCACGAGAAGACCAAGGCCATGATGCTCGGCGAGCCGCAGACCTGGCACGCCCTGATGGCCTCGCTGACCGACCTCACGATCGAATTCCTGGAGGCGCAGCTGGACGCCGGTGTCGACGCCATCCAGCTCTTCGACTCCTGGGCGGGCACGCTGTCGCTGGCCGACTACCGCGCCTACGTCCTGCCGCACAGTTCGCGGATCTTCGCGACGCTGGCTCCCCGCGGCGTGCCGATGACGCACTTCGGGGTCGGTACCGCCGAACTGCTCGGTGCCATGGGTGAGGCCGGCGCGACGATGGTCGGGGTGGACTGGCGTACCTCGCTGACCGCGGCGGCCCAGCGGGTGGGCCCCGGAAAAGCACTGCAGGGCAACCTCGATCCGGTGACGTTGTTCGCCGGCTGGCCGGCCGTCGAGCGCGCCGCGCGTGCCGTCGTCGAGGACGGCCGCGCCGCGGTGGCCGCGGGCGCGGCCGGACACGTCTTCAACCTCGGTCACGGTGTGCTGCCCGCCACCGACCCCGAGGTGGTGACCGACCTGGTCGCGCTGGTGCATTCGTTGTGA
- a CDS encoding putative bifunctional diguanylate cyclase/phosphodiesterase, translated as MPTVARVGGGAAVTTIAFSVWLLTGWGSPDVRVAVEDLAFIVISVFVTGCCMYAAWRAQGRQRVVWGCVSTGMVGYTSGSVIWAYYEVWQVASPFPSIADVAYLVLPIFVCIGLLAVPHAASGYTHGRLALDGVIVAVAFFQIGWWTVMDTILQSDGAGRFLLGIALAYPMLDLGVLTVAVLVLARAPAGQRQSLALLVGGMTLIAIGDGIFVFTNTHGNESWVPFSSIGWALGLLLIALAALTSRRHPSTRTDTDQPITRGAMWLPYIPIVLALAAAAMHFAGSPGVPPALLISVLLIVLVLVRQFIVVGENSRLLETVAAQAMRDPLTGLANRALLQDRLTHAMALHERDDEAVTVLSMDLDDFKLVNDGLGHPAGDSLLIQAAERIVTCTRAGDTVARMGGDEFVVLMEGDEAAARLVAHHVVAAFADPFVVDGYELRLCPSAGLAVANSEGTRLSADDLLKRADLAMYAAKRGRITGVHIYSDEDVPAGVADPVQLRRGAADSAHDSAVAFQMLGQLRHAIDNFELTLVYQPKVDLLDASIIGVEALVRWPHPDRGLLGPDQFLQLVRDHGLMRPINELVLEQALGQVAIWRDLGFRVPVAVNIFAPSLSDFGLPDRIQRALRARDLPFESLTVEITEDLLLDNREMAATAIDQLRASGVRVAIDDFGSGYSALSYLRDLHIDELKLDKGFVTAITEDRRAGAIVRAVIDLARELGLSTVAEGVENAETASLLREYGCQVGQGYYFSEPLSPADLLALLRTRRQERDAAISS; from the coding sequence ATGCCGACAGTCGCCCGGGTGGGGGGCGGGGCCGCGGTCACCACCATCGCGTTCTCCGTGTGGCTGCTCACCGGGTGGGGTTCACCCGATGTGCGGGTGGCGGTCGAAGATCTCGCGTTCATCGTGATCTCGGTCTTCGTGACCGGTTGCTGTATGTACGCGGCATGGCGTGCCCAGGGACGGCAGCGGGTGGTCTGGGGCTGTGTCAGTACCGGCATGGTCGGCTACACCTCGGGCTCGGTGATCTGGGCGTATTACGAGGTGTGGCAGGTGGCATCGCCGTTCCCCTCGATCGCCGACGTGGCCTATCTGGTGTTGCCGATCTTTGTCTGTATAGGTTTGCTGGCTGTCCCGCATGCGGCGTCCGGCTACACCCACGGCAGGCTGGCGCTCGACGGCGTCATCGTGGCGGTCGCGTTCTTCCAGATCGGCTGGTGGACGGTGATGGACACCATCCTGCAGTCCGACGGGGCCGGTCGTTTCCTGCTGGGGATCGCGCTGGCCTACCCGATGCTGGACCTCGGGGTGCTCACCGTGGCGGTGCTGGTCTTGGCCCGTGCGCCCGCCGGTCAGCGTCAGTCGCTCGCCCTGCTGGTCGGCGGTATGACGCTGATCGCCATCGGCGACGGCATCTTCGTCTTCACCAACACCCATGGCAACGAGTCGTGGGTGCCCTTTTCCAGCATCGGGTGGGCCCTCGGGCTGTTGCTGATCGCGCTGGCGGCCCTGACCTCCCGCAGACACCCCAGCACGCGGACCGATACCGATCAGCCGATCACCCGCGGCGCCATGTGGTTGCCCTACATCCCGATCGTGCTGGCCCTGGCCGCGGCGGCGATGCACTTTGCTGGATCGCCGGGGGTGCCGCCGGCCCTGTTGATCTCGGTGCTGCTCATCGTGCTGGTGCTGGTGCGGCAGTTCATCGTGGTGGGGGAGAACAGCCGGCTGCTGGAAACGGTGGCCGCTCAGGCCATGCGCGATCCACTGACCGGGCTGGCCAACCGCGCCCTGCTGCAGGACCGACTGACGCACGCGATGGCGCTGCACGAGCGCGACGACGAGGCCGTCACGGTGCTGTCGATGGACCTCGACGACTTCAAGCTCGTCAACGACGGACTGGGCCATCCGGCTGGTGATTCACTGCTGATCCAGGCCGCGGAGCGCATCGTCACCTGCACCAGGGCCGGCGATACCGTCGCCCGGATGGGTGGCGACGAGTTCGTCGTGCTGATGGAGGGTGACGAGGCCGCCGCGCGGTTGGTGGCCCACCACGTGGTGGCCGCGTTCGCCGATCCGTTCGTGGTCGACGGATATGAGTTGCGGCTCTGTCCCAGCGCGGGGTTGGCGGTCGCGAATTCCGAGGGAACCCGGCTGTCGGCCGATGATCTGCTCAAGCGGGCCGATCTGGCGATGTATGCCGCCAAGCGCGGCCGCATCACCGGTGTGCACATCTACTCCGACGAGGACGTGCCCGCCGGCGTGGCCGATCCGGTGCAGTTGCGTCGGGGGGCTGCCGACAGCGCACATGACAGCGCGGTGGCGTTCCAGATGCTGGGCCAACTGCGCCATGCCATCGACAACTTCGAGCTCACGCTGGTCTATCAGCCCAAGGTCGACCTGCTCGACGCATCGATCATCGGGGTCGAGGCCCTGGTCCGCTGGCCACATCCCGATCGCGGGCTCCTCGGGCCGGACCAGTTCCTGCAACTGGTCCGCGATCACGGATTGATGCGCCCCATCAACGAACTGGTTCTTGAACAGGCGCTCGGCCAGGTGGCCATCTGGCGCGATCTGGGGTTCCGGGTTCCGGTCGCGGTCAACATCTTTGCGCCCTCGCTGTCCGACTTCGGCCTGCCGGACCGAATCCAGCGTGCGCTGCGGGCACGGGATCTGCCGTTCGAGAGCCTGACCGTCGAGATCACCGAGGATCTGCTGCTCGACAACCGCGAGATGGCCGCCACGGCGATCGATCAATTGCGTGCCAGCGGTGTCCGGGTGGCCATCGACGATTTCGGCAGCGGCTACTCGGCCCTGTCGTACCTGCGGGATCTGCACATCGACGAACTGAAGTTGGACAAGGGGTTCGTCACCGCCATCACCGAGGATCGCCGGGCCGGCGCCATCGTGCGGGCGGTGATCGACCTGGCTCGTGAACTCGGGCTGAGCACGGTGGCCGAGGGCGTGGAGAATGCCGAAACCGCCTCGCTGTTACGGGAGTACGGCTGCCAGGTGGGGCAGGGCTACTACTTCAGCGAACCGTTGTCACCGGCGGATCTGCTGGCGCTGCTCAGGACCCGGCGGCAGGAACGAGACGCAGCGATATCGAGTTGA
- a CDS encoding protoporphyrinogen oxidase, with amino-acid sequence MTTYCVVGGGISGLAAAYRLRVAAGPDAEITLFDPADRLGGVLRTEQVGGMTMDLGAEAFITRRPEVPALLAELGLTDRQVASAGARPLIYSQGTLHPLPAGTLQGVPAHAESVAGLVDEATVARIADEPRRPLNWRPGADPSVAELIGDRFGAQVVTRSVEPLLTGVYAGSAATIGVRAAFPALAAALDRGARSLTEAVRTALPPPQPGPVFGALDGGYTVLVDELARRAGARWAQVGIERVTRSPRGWDLVDDESRHWSADAVVLAVPAPRLARLIEHVAPRSAAIARDIPVASTALVALALPGGTPLPDQSGVLVASGEALHTKAITLTSRKWGRRGNVELVRLSYGRFGDSLARSVGDDELLSCSLADLQQVFGISTDPVDFRVQRWIEAMPQYGPGHADRVAELRAGLPPTLAVAGAYLDGIGVPACVGSGTTAAARLVAG; translated from the coding sequence GTGACCACGTACTGCGTTGTCGGCGGCGGAATCTCGGGGTTGGCCGCCGCCTACCGGCTGCGGGTCGCAGCCGGTCCGGATGCCGAGATAACGCTCTTCGACCCCGCCGACCGGCTCGGCGGGGTGCTGCGCACCGAACAGGTCGGTGGCATGACGATGGATCTGGGTGCCGAGGCGTTCATCACGCGCAGGCCCGAGGTCCCCGCGCTGCTCGCCGAACTGGGGCTGACCGACCGCCAGGTCGCCAGCGCCGGTGCGCGGCCGCTGATCTACAGCCAGGGCACGCTGCACCCGCTGCCCGCCGGCACCCTGCAGGGGGTGCCCGCGCATGCCGAGTCGGTGGCCGGATTGGTCGACGAGGCGACCGTCGCACGGATAGCCGACGAACCCCGCCGCCCGCTGAACTGGCGGCCGGGCGCGGATCCCTCGGTCGCCGAGCTGATCGGGGACCGCTTCGGCGCCCAGGTCGTCACCAGGTCGGTGGAACCGCTGCTGACCGGTGTCTACGCCGGGTCGGCCGCCACCATCGGGGTGCGCGCGGCGTTCCCGGCGCTGGCGGCCGCGCTGGACCGCGGTGCCCGCAGCCTCACCGAGGCGGTGCGCACCGCCCTGCCGCCGCCGCAGCCCGGTCCGGTCTTCGGTGCGCTCGACGGCGGCTACACGGTGCTCGTCGATGAGCTGGCCCGTCGCGCCGGGGCGCGTTGGGCGCAGGTCGGCATCGAACGGGTGACGCGATCACCGCGCGGCTGGGACCTGGTCGACGACGAGAGCAGGCACTGGTCGGCCGATGCGGTCGTGCTGGCCGTGCCCGCGCCGCGGCTGGCCCGCCTGATCGAACACGTCGCGCCGCGCAGCGCGGCGATCGCGCGCGACATCCCGGTGGCCTCCACCGCCCTGGTGGCGCTCGCCCTGCCCGGCGGCACACCGCTGCCCGACCAGTCGGGTGTGCTGGTTGCCAGCGGCGAGGCGTTGCACACCAAGGCCATCACCCTGACCTCCCGCAAGTGGGGCAGGCGCGGCAATGTGGAGCTGGTGCGGTTGTCCTACGGACGGTTCGGGGACAGCCTGGCCCGTAGCGTCGGTGACGACGAGCTGTTGAGCTGTTCGCTCGCCGACCTGCAGCAGGTGTTCGGGATCAGCACCGACCCGGTCGATTTCCGGGTGCAGCGCTGGATCGAGGCGATGCCGCAGTACGGGCCCGGCCATGCCGATCGGGTGGCGGAGTTGCGCGCCGGACTACCGCCGACATTGGCCGTTGCCGGTGCCTACCTCGACGGGATCGGGGTGCCCGCATGCGTGGGGTCCGGCACGACGGCGGCGGCACGGCTGGTGGCAGGATAG
- a CDS encoding DUF3000 domain-containing protein, producing the protein MNAATVRPEIELGPIRPPQRLAPFSYALGAEVRHPEVAVVPERSDGDAFGRLILLHDPEGAEAWDGTMRLVAYIQADLDSTEAVDPLLPEVAWSWLADALAAHAQAVTALGGTVTATTSVRYGDISGPPRAHQLELRASWTATDLELGPHVQAFCEVLEHAAGLPPAGVTSLGSRTRA; encoded by the coding sequence ATGAATGCCGCAACCGTGCGGCCGGAGATCGAGCTGGGTCCGATCCGCCCCCCGCAGCGATTGGCTCCGTTCAGCTACGCGCTGGGCGCCGAGGTCCGCCATCCCGAGGTCGCGGTGGTTCCGGAACGCTCCGACGGCGACGCCTTCGGCCGCCTGATCCTGCTACACGATCCCGAGGGTGCCGAGGCCTGGGACGGCACCATGCGACTGGTCGCCTACATCCAGGCCGACCTGGACTCCACCGAGGCCGTCGATCCGCTACTCCCGGAGGTCGCGTGGAGTTGGCTGGCCGACGCACTCGCCGCGCACGCGCAGGCGGTCACCGCCCTCGGCGGCACCGTCACCGCCACCACGTCGGTGCGCTACGGCGACATCTCCGGCCCGCCGCGCGCCCATCAGCTCGAACTGCGCGCCTCGTGGACGGCAACCGATCTGGAGCTCGGCCCGCACGTCCAGGCGTTCTGCGAGGTGCTGGAGCATGCTGCCGGGTTACCGCCGGCCGGCGTGACGAGCTTGGGATCCCGCACCCGCGCCTGA
- a CDS encoding HRDC domain-containing protein encodes MTESEDSGAAPEPEATPLLAPAGGVPPVALYPSDMVKAADLLAAGSGPFAIDAERASGFRYSNRAYLIQIKRAGSGIILIDPVNHGGDALKVMAPLAEVLSTDEWVLHAADQDLPCLAELGMTPPRLYDTELGARLAGFERVNLAEMVRRLLGLGLVKGHGAADWSKRPLPADWLNYAALDVEVLLELREALAAVLAEQGKSDWAAQEFEYLRTAEPTVTRRDRWRRTSGIHKVRDPRALAAVRELWVTRDRIAQRRDIAPGRILPDAAIVSAATSNPDTIEKLTALPVFGGSRQRRSAQVWLDALARARTDPDPPTGAEPTTGPPPPARWSRRKPEAAERLEAARAALSELSERVSVPTENLLTPDTVRRLCWDWQPVPDVRAAVEDYLIQAGARPWQRELTVPVLTEALTTPSDG; translated from the coding sequence ATGACCGAATCAGAGGACTCCGGGGCCGCGCCCGAACCCGAGGCGACTCCCCTGCTGGCACCCGCCGGCGGCGTGCCGCCGGTCGCGCTGTACCCCAGCGACATGGTCAAGGCAGCCGACCTGCTGGCCGCCGGCTCGGGCCCGTTCGCGATCGATGCCGAACGCGCGTCGGGCTTCCGATACTCCAACCGCGCCTACCTGATTCAGATCAAACGCGCCGGGTCGGGCATCATCCTGATCGACCCCGTCAATCACGGTGGTGACGCGCTGAAGGTCATGGCGCCGCTGGCCGAGGTGCTCAGCACCGACGAGTGGGTATTACACGCCGCCGACCAGGATCTGCCCTGCCTTGCGGAGTTGGGTATGACACCACCTCGGCTGTACGACACCGAATTGGGCGCGCGGCTGGCCGGTTTCGAGCGGGTCAACCTCGCCGAGATGGTGCGCAGACTGCTGGGCCTCGGTCTGGTGAAGGGTCACGGTGCCGCCGACTGGTCCAAGCGTCCGTTGCCCGCGGACTGGCTCAACTACGCGGCGCTGGACGTCGAGGTACTGCTGGAGCTGCGGGAGGCGCTCGCCGCGGTGTTGGCCGAGCAGGGCAAATCCGACTGGGCGGCACAGGAATTCGAGTATCTGCGCACCGCCGAACCGACGGTCACCCGGCGTGACCGCTGGCGTAGGACATCGGGTATCCACAAGGTGCGCGACCCGCGCGCCCTGGCCGCCGTGCGCGAACTGTGGGTCACCCGCGACCGCATCGCGCAGCGCCGCGATATCGCCCCAGGACGCATCCTGCCCGACGCCGCGATCGTCAGCGCCGCCACCAGCAACCCGGACACCATCGAAAAGTTGACTGCCTTGCCGGTTTTCGGCGGCAGTCGACAGCGCCGCAGTGCGCAGGTGTGGCTGGACGCGTTGGCCAGGGCCCGCACCGACCCGGATCCGCCGACGGGTGCCGAGCCCACGACCGGCCCGCCACCGCCGGCCCGCTGGTCACGGCGCAAGCCGGAGGCCGCCGAACGTCTCGAGGCCGCGCGCGCCGCCCTGTCCGAGTTGTCCGAACGCGTCTCGGTGCCGACGGAGAATCTGCTGACGCCCGACACCGTGCGCCGATTGTGCTGGGACTGGCAGCCGGTGCCCGATGTGCGGGCAGCGGTCGAGGATTACCTCATACAGGCCGGGGCGCGCCCATGGCAGCGGGAGCTGACGGTACCGGTGCTGACCGAAGCCTTGACCACACCGTCCGACGGGTAG
- a CDS encoding phosphate-starvation-inducible PsiE family protein, which translates to MAEKDETHDEKDRQRFADRVLSIVEDAVYWGIAVILVAGAVALLVAQVKTMFSLLDAPTSNVMLELLDGVLLIFIFVELLYAVRTSLRSHEIAVEPFLIVGILACIKEIVVQSVEAAKLVGQGPEFARTIVQTGVLGALVLVLAVAAWVLRQRRLAAAPDEDA; encoded by the coding sequence ATGGCCGAGAAAGACGAAACACACGACGAGAAGGACCGCCAGCGGTTCGCCGACCGCGTCCTGAGCATCGTCGAGGACGCGGTGTACTGGGGCATCGCGGTGATCCTTGTCGCTGGCGCGGTGGCCCTGCTGGTCGCCCAGGTCAAGACCATGTTCTCACTTCTGGACGCACCCACTTCCAACGTCATGCTGGAACTGCTGGACGGCGTGCTGCTGATCTTCATCTTCGTCGAACTGCTCTACGCGGTACGCACCAGCCTGCGATCCCACGAGATTGCCGTCGAACCGTTCCTGATCGTCGGAATCCTGGCCTGCATCAAAGAGATCGTGGTGCAGTCGGTGGAGGCGGCGAAGCTGGTCGGCCAGGGGCCGGAGTTCGCCAGGACCATCGTGCAGACCGGGGTGCTCGGCGCACTGGTATTGGTCCTGGCGGTCGCGGCATGGGTGCTACGCCAGCGCCGCCTGGCGGCTGCGCCCGACGAGGACGCCTGA
- the msrB gene encoding peptide-methionine (R)-S-oxide reductase MsrB, producing MTTPGPKIELTDDQWREKLNPAEFQVLRRAGTERPFTGEYTDTKTAGVYECRACGAELFRSTEKFESHCGWPSFFDPADSEAVILRRDDSLGMTRIEVICANCHSHLGHVFEGEGYPTPTDQRYCINSISLRLVPAAGS from the coding sequence ATGACGACCCCTGGTCCCAAGATCGAGCTGACAGACGACCAATGGCGCGAGAAGCTCAATCCCGCCGAATTCCAGGTGCTGCGCCGCGCGGGTACCGAGCGGCCGTTCACCGGCGAGTACACCGACACCAAGACCGCCGGGGTCTACGAGTGCCGGGCCTGCGGGGCTGAACTGTTCCGCAGCACCGAGAAGTTCGAATCCCACTGCGGGTGGCCGTCTTTCTTCGATCCGGCCGACTCCGAGGCGGTGATCCTGCGTCGTGACGACTCGCTGGGCATGACCCGCATCGAGGTCATCTGCGCCAACTGCCACAGCCACCTCGGACATGTCTTCGAAGGCGAGGGTTACCCCACGCCCACCGACCAGCGCTACTGCATCAACTCGATATCGCTGCGTCTCGTTCCTGCCGCCGGGTCCTGA